The sequence below is a genomic window from Plodia interpunctella isolate USDA-ARS_2022_Savannah chromosome 5, ilPloInte3.2, whole genome shotgun sequence.
atttgaaaaatatttcgtcTAAAATGAGTAAAAATAGTTGAAAAAGAACAATCAAATCAAGATTTCTTTTTAGCCCCTGTCCAATTTGTGGTGACAAGATCAGCGGCTTCCACTACGGCATATTCTCCTGCGAATCATGCAAGGGTTTCTTCAAGAGAACCGTACAGAATCGCAAGAACTACATGTGTCTGCGAGGCGGGAACTGTCCTGTCACGGTCGCCACAAGGAAAAAATGTCCTGCGTGCAGATTTGATAAATGCCTCGGGTGTGGGATGAAGCTCGAAGGTACTACTTGGAATTACTTTTCTAAAACAAATTCCAGATATTTGCCGCGACACAGCCCCAATAAAACTGGGAACACGCCAGGAGAAGAGAGAAAGATGAAGAGAGGGAGGGAGGATCTGGGAGGAGGAGAAGCTGAAGATCTATAGCCGTGTGGATATGTAGTGTACATGTTGCCTAGTTTGAAAGATATACATAGGGATAGACAGCTGAAGcgacttttttttactaagtaGTGATTGATATATacagaagcggtggtggtgtaatggttaagatgcccgcctgtggatcaaaaggtcccagatttgaaccctactcgtgccatatgagtttgtttacaaatctgactcatatatagtagttttcatcgaccacaacttgcttccggtgaaggaaaacatcgtgaggaaacctgcacactggttgattattattaacctgtgtgtgaaatggagaaggcaatggcaaaccactccattaataatgccaagaaagttgttgtgtgtgtttcattccacgtaatgaccacgaccctcagccatgaggaatacgactatgaagaagtgaTATACAGTATCAATCTATATCCTTTACGGTGTAGACAGAGTCTTGAGTTGCGATACTCGAACGCCGTTTTTAGATGTATAACTTTACTGgacttttattgaaatagatAAATCAATTTGCAGCAATACGCGAGGACCGCACTCGAGGCGGGCGCTCCACGTACCAGTGCTCGTACTCGCTGTCCGGAGCCGCGTCCACCGGCTCGCTGCTGTCCGCGCACGTCCCCACCACGCTGAGGCACGCTTCGTCTCTCACTTGTGTAAGTATTACAAGCGTATTTGAAGCAACACGCGAGGATCACACTCGAGGCGGCCGCTCTACGTAACAATGCTCATACTGAGACACGCCTCGTCTCTCACTTGCTACACTGAGCAAAACATTCAGTATTCTcaagtatattttcaaatagttCTTTTGCAATAATGTCTATCCTCATTTGTTTTCAGGTTAATGGTCCAGGGTCATATACAAACAGCAGAGGAGAATCAAGTAACAGCCGATTAACGCCAGACATTCCGCCATTATTACAGGTTACAaccttgtatttttaatagaatagaataacaAAGTATAAACCGACgtagcttcccgctgtctgtctgtctcttagatctttaaaagtaAGCAACTGATTGCGGGTTTTTTTGGTACCATGTAACACACTAACACAATAActttttgccattttttacatacattagtGGATAAATTATCAACTAAAGTACTGAGTAGGATTCCAATATGGAATATTTTGGTTCACAGAAGTCTTAAACACAGTTTCAACATTTgccaataattaaatgtatcaCAGGAAATAATGGAAGTGGAACACCTCTGGCAATACAACGAATCGGAACTGAACCGGCTCGGCAAATCCACCGGTAGCCCGTCCGCCAACCCCCTGCTGGCCGCCAGCGGCATCACGGCACAAAACTCCAGTCCAGACTTCTTGGCGGACCTGTGCAATATAGCTGATCATAGGCTGTACAAGATCGTCAAATGGTGCAAAAGTCTGCCGCTTTTTAAGAACATTTCTGTAAGTGACgaccttttttttattgttaatgaaAGGGTGTCGAGAGACCCGTATTTACTTTACCGTGTGATTATCGACGGAATAGTCGACTAGTTTCAACTATCAAtcaatatgtaataaactgaaaataatatataaaaaaatcaatatataacaGACTGAACtctataatatattgattttttttgtttgtttattttaacactagcttttgctcgcggcttcgccagtCTAAATTTCCTGcggaaatagttatttttccgagatgaaatgGATGGTACCCTATATCCGTCTCTGTCCGGATGAAATAGACGAGATTGATATATCCATACAGACGACCTCTATGCCAACTTTGGCATATACTTCAAGTAAACTGTGGGTGTAGTAGATGGTACCCTAAGTCCACTACAcgaatatacaaataaaaaaaatgagacGGATGATATAGATGAGAGTGATGTACCCATACAGACAACCTCTGTGCCAAGTTTGGCACTTTCTACTTTTTGCCAACTTTAGCACTTTTTACTTCAAGTAAACTGCATTGAGGTACTTTTTTTATCGCACAACTGGTACTCAGCATTAAGGTACATTTTGCACTGAACAGATCGACGACCAGATCTGCCTGCTGATAAACAGCTGGTGCGAGCTGCTGGTGCTGTCGTGCTGCTACCGCGGCGTGGGCACGCCCGGCGAGGTGCGCGTGGGCGGCGGCCGCGGCATCACGCTCACGCAGAGCGCCAAGTATGTCTCTTGATCACTTCACcgttatactagcttttatttactttatttatacgtGAACCCAGATTGGGTGTTGCAAgtcataatatgtaattaattgtataattatatttacgtaAATGTTTGAATAGTTTCGCGAAAAAAACTGTCTGTAGGAAACTGTTCTCTCGTCGGGAACCGATACTGGGTGCACCATTGGCCATtcatgttataatattttgttggcCGTGCGTTGCGTGTTAGCCAGCTACGGAAGAATTTATGCACACTGATCTAAAAGGTTAACATAGCATTTATGCACACTGATCTAAAAGGTTAACATAGCTAAAATGACACGCAACTTAAAGACACCAAAATTTCATctgtaacatttatttcaacaatttttatattaatgtcaaaatgtttattcgtttacatacaaactatttgacacaaatatatgtttgtttataattctATTGTGTTAATTACAGGTTAGGATTAACACCGTGCATAGAGAGAATGCTGAGTTTTACCGACCACTTGAGAAGGCTACGTGTTGACCGATACGAGTACGTCGCACTCAAAGTCATCGTACTACTTACTTCAGGTAGGATATTATACCTAGGGTGTACTACTAGTAGTACTTTAGTACTACTACTACCTTAGTACTACTTAGTACTTTAGTAGTACTAGGTTTTGTTTACAAAGCCAAATCTTTTTCATCGAAATTAGCCTAGTTTCTACCTTAGTTTAGATATAATcctttttaacatttttggaTTGTGACGTGCATTAATTTTATGgcaataaagataataatatattattttgatttgtttctttttctctgTATGAGTTGGTATTATCGTACTATTTATGGGAGTGATTCGAgtaaattataagtttttatctattttacgGTCCTAGGTGGATAATATTTTCGCCGACCGCGGGCACAACCGCGGATCcgaagaagagagagagagaatgtatgacataaaaactttcgcattgcataattatgtactaaataacaggtatttaacgcgcacataccttttctatttccaagacgtttcggaccttgttacaaaggtccgtgATCACGGGTCGCTCAGTGAGTCTgggaaatagaaaaggtatgtgctcgtttaatacctgtcatttagtatataaatatgtatgacgGACGCACGGTACATTGCAGACGCGCCCGAGCTCCGGGAGGCGGAGAAGGTGCGCGCGTCGCAGGAGAAGGCGCTGGCGGCGCTGCAGACGTACACGGCCGCGCACTCCCCGCACACGCCCGCCAAGTTCGGCGAGCTGCTGCTGCGCATTCCCGAGCTGCAGCGCACTTGCCAAGTAACTACACTGCACTGCACTGTACTGCCTCCCGCGGGAATGAATttccctatgtgttatttctgtgtatattctacccgtgtacacgaatttcataacaatcggtttgGTAGATTTTGCGTCGTATacatcacaaattttcgcatttgtaatgtTAATAGGACTTCATTGCAGAACTAGCGGACATACGCACTAGTGATCTTATAGGGTttctgttttttaattttttgcacggaaaaataaaaaaagtcgGTTATTAAATGCGTGTTACTTTCTGTTGTCACCATAAAGAATCTggtagataatataatttgtaaaagtacaaTAGACGGACATAGTACTAAAAGAATTATCTAAACagagtttttttaaaacattcaacaaagacacatacaacaactttACACACTTCATCCATATACATGCTCACGTGGTTAGTATAGATAAAACTTCAACTGACAAAATGTCAGAATGGCGGGTCATATGACAGTACCCtgcccatggatttagtaaatacttcgtacctactaattccataacCCTGCCCCTTGATCCTAGCGGAATAACATCTTTTGAACTCTAGctatagtatagattttgtttgtagagtatagttttttttacgataATCTACTATATTGTAACATGTCACTCAATATTTTCTCTCATTCCTTTCAGTTCTTCATGCAAGTCGGCAAGGAAATGCTCAACCCCGCCAACAAAGGTAAAGATAGCGATGGCCCGAGCTTCAACCTCCTCATGGAACTGCTGAGAGGAGACCACTGACCTTGACTGAGTTCGTCTGGCGCGTTCCGTTACGCATTGctcaagaaaaatattctagTTTTCTATGACATTATTCTACAAGATGTGAATGAAACGCAAGTGAATGTGTGAAGCTTGTCAATTTTCTCATtatcgaattgattcgaagtgacacacgcagcgaaccaatcacattgtggtgtggttgtcgttatGTCACAATAgtgcactgtgattggttagtgGTGGCGTCTCACTGCGTCGATCGACTCGAtgatagcaaagtcgcactacgcataCAAGTATTGCTCAATTCATTTCATAATCATTGAAGAACATTAGTTGAATCAGATTTTCGGTCACTGCTATACTAAAGATATAAGAGTCGAATCTTGAATCATTTTCAGGGTATAAATAACCTACTAATAACTATTTCTAAGCTTATTTTATGATTCTTTCGctaatttaatatcaaatcCCCATTATAAATTTGCGCTGAATATTGTTTGAGTAtaaagcttaaaaaataatccatatatcgtgtttatattataacaatgaGGATATTTTCGAACCTAGTATTGAAATCATAAATCATTTCCGTTTTTCcttttaactaaaaatcaTTGCAtcgttaaatataattttgacttatttaaaattcaacgcatttattttttatgctttcAATATTTGTCTATGAACATagagataaaaaattgtatatttagcCTATATTTTGAACTGCAGGGTATACTTTAactgtaaacaatatttttgatgcaattccgttacaataataaatacataagtgATAAGAACCTGAGAATATAGCATGACACCGAGCGTTTATCTATCCATATCGTGTAAACTCATAAATTTTACAAGAACTATGGTTCGTAAACAGACAACATTTGTAATGATATTTGTAATCTATACACGTACataataacaagtttatttattagacaaattaaaaaactccCGATTTTccatattcatttcgctacaactcttgaacggctgaaccgattttcatgataTATGGCAAAGAatactcgggataaaattatctatgatacaaaaaaaaaaaaactaaacgaaaatcggttcatccgtttgggagctacgatgccacagacagacatgttaaacttataacacccctgtttttgcgtcgggggttaaaaacatatatgaGAATTTAAACATTGACAATGGAGTCATggagctattttcaaaattatgacTTAACAAAATTAGTATATCTATTTTGTTGAGTTAATATGATTacgttcaatattttttaccattcccataatatttatgattacaGGTCCGTaggctattatattatataataaataaataatatggcCTCATTACTGACACTGCCAATATGCTTTTCTACTTTATACCTCTATGTAAGGCAACGGGAACAATATTATTCAGTAGATACGTAggtagaatattttaaagtttaccTACAGTAAGATGTTGATTTTGCTGAATGCGAGTCAAATATTTTCGagacatttaaaaagtatttcaaaCTTTGTTAGCACACACTGTCTTGCGTATTAATGAAAGTGCCcactaaaatgtattttataaactttttcaaGAGTTTCAGACAACTTTTTAAAGCCTATTTGAAGATTTTCGATGAGTAGACGCGTGAGtgagtaaatattatgttgttgtttcataaagaaaatttaacaaCGACAGATATGAACTGccaaaatattctaaattaggTAACCTAAGTTACTAATACTCAGTTGCTTATGAATATGGATTTAAGGCaagaaaataactattttgtaATCATATCTTGCCTatagcatttttataataatgtaactgTTTTAATAGGCACACATTTTgtgtataatgtaaattaaaatgacttTTTATGCCTGTGTTTCCAGTGACGGTAGAATTCAACTATACAAGGGCGTTCACTGCGTGACGCTTAGTCAGCCTGTCCCCGTCACACAACGTACGTGCGAGAGAGATGGGTATATCGCCCATTTCTGTCGCACCTAAGGTGCGTAACAAAATCAGGTAGAATACGCGCGCGTCACGCAGCGTAGTTTAATTCTATTgaaatatgtcattttatgATAGAAAAAGATGAAAGACCTTatgcattatttattgtaaaattgtgtaaatatgACTATTATCTAGTGAACGCGACTCCATACGCGGGGCTCGCTTGTAATCATTGCCATTTctaataagttaaataattgtGCAGCTTAGGTATAAATAAGTGTATTGAAGATAAGTTTCATagaaacagttttttttatattcttaattCAAAAGGTCCCAGTGCCAAAGCCTAAAGAAATAAGTGGAATTTGCGTTTGACTTTTTGGAGGAAACTAAATAAGGTGATCTTACTCAGACGCAGACCATTCCGAAAAACAGGCCTGTGCACACCGAACGCGTATCatgtatttgaattttaacgCCCGTGTACTTGAGTGTTTACACGCATACGTTACAATCGTAAACAACGTGCGGCAAAAGTGGAATTCGGCGTGCACAAACAAGCCTTAATATTGAATGTGATTCCATGAATTTGTACTTAAGCTTTCGATTcgggagataataaaaacaattgaacaacaataggatcgcgATAAAATTTCACTGGGACCATTTCTTATTGAGAATATATTATCCTCTTGTTGCGATGcgcaaaatttttattttccacgtAAAGTATTTCCAATTGTATTTTTCGCATCAGTTGACAAATGTATTACTTGTAATTGcaatttctttttctgtttgtgcAATACACAAcgtaaagtattataaatatatttttgtactaacataagtatatatccaatatttattcaatgaaAATGCTTGGAGAACAGAAAAACCAGTCGTTCACtgccaatatatttataaaataagacaTTGCTATAAGCAAGACCGTTTTAGTTGCAATAATTGTAATTCCCGTTTAATTGTATTTAGGAACGTATTACTTGTAAACTAATAACAAATTTGAATCGAAAATTGCCTTAACGTTTAACGTTAAAATGTGTCACTTGTCCATGGGGAATTGTTTGCTCcacaattaaaattgatgtTTAACGTTTATTTGAcattacctacttaatttcgctcatttgttttcagttaatacaaaataattttattttcgtcgGTATCGTGTAGTGTCACTAGTTCTACTATTGGAtaagcaggcctaccatcaactattATGGAACGATTAAAATGATAGTTCAATTTAAGAACACGAAATTGATCGCATTgggtattattaaaaattaacttgatgGTACAAATTTGCGATACAGGTCGGTTTAGGCCTTGAACTGAATGAAGAGTTGACGGAAAGCCCCCTGGTCTAATAGATGGAAGGTGAAAATGTCACACTATTCATATACCCGGATATCCGAATccataatacataaaatctaCTATCATAAATGTCTGAATATTCGTTTATCACATtgcaaaagaaaacaaaaagtattatagATTTTCAATTATCTCATCAATA
It includes:
- the Hr39 gene encoding nuclear hormone receptor FTZ-F1 beta — encoded protein: MSSEADAVKVEGVHVSVTTISMTGPETSNVQFSYSSSGVRISVSSDPHDEDSTDAEISKIDFNQHQHEVNMRNKKKRSSSGTQCDSQANDRERPMSWEGELSDSEMVIDTSVNNDENSSSLDLQSSRDSIDTLRNVTIKTEPMKTEAFQSVDDQRVLDLKYTAPLQPHQRSHSMNRISVLTDNTPLSLARRPVSPTNSAKSLGLNDQNTMPMMPQTSLGEVQNLTIKKETQLSELKCEPTVGVDKLLGALHGSPLLGRLPRVQSSASTDSAVHSMYTHSVYSSPSASPRASRHYTPSLSRNNSDASHSSCFSYSSEFSPTHSPVQGRHPHVVYREAAAPIFPASPAHDEDADTTDERLHHHQGISRQQLINSPCPICGDKISGFHYGIFSCESCKGFFKRTVQNRKNYMCLRGGNCPVTVATRKKCPACRFDKCLGCGMKLEAIREDRTRGGRSTYQCSYSLSGAASTGSLLSAHVPTTLRHASSLTCVNGPGSYTNSRGESSNSRLTPDIPPLLQEIMEVEHLWQYNESELNRLGKSTGSPSANPLLAASGITAQNSSPDFLADLCNIADHRLYKIVKWCKSLPLFKNISIDDQICLLINSWCELLVLSCCYRGVGTPGEVRVGGGRGITLTQSAKLGLTPCIERMLSFTDHLRRLRVDRYEYVALKVIVLLTSDAPELREAEKVRASQEKALAALQTYTAAHSPHTPAKFGELLLRIPELQRTCQFFMQVGKEMLNPANKGKDSDGPSFNLLMELLRGDH